A window from Dromaius novaehollandiae isolate bDroNov1 chromosome 37, bDroNov1.hap1, whole genome shotgun sequence encodes these proteins:
- the KDM5C gene encoding lysine-specific demethylase 5C isoform X2, producing MAAAGEQQQRAAGGWAEWGAAPGPAVAAAAAPGEAPLRATPPRPAGEEAPGEEAAPPAEERGAAAPRPGKAGGEARAKAAAAAGGGGGRPAGEERSPRKAWGGRAGCGGGEPAAPGAEERAARRPGRGGGEPAARGAAAAEPRPEWAGPWLAAGGDAEPPEDFLPPPECPVFEPSWAEFSDPLGYIAKIRPIAEKSGICKIRPPADWQPPFAVEVDNFRFTPRIQRLNELEAQTRVKLNYLDQIAKFWEIQGSSLKIPNVERRILDLYSLSKVVMEEGGYEAICKDRRWARVAQRLAYPSGKNIGSLLRAHYERIIYPYEMYQSGANLVCHARPFESEEKDKEYKPHSIPLRQSVQPSKFNSYGRRAKRLQQEPEPTEEDIEKNPELKKLQIYGAGPKMLGLGLVAKDKTLRKKDKEGPECPPTVVVKEEPAGPEAKAEPASPRAYPEAKEELRHSPEPCTKMTMRLRRSHSNSQFIDSYVCRICSRGDEDDKLLLCDGCDDNYHIFCLLPPLPEIPKGIWRCPKCVMAECKRPPEAFGFEQATREYTLQSFGEMADSFKADYFNMPVHMVPTELVEKEFWRLVNSIEEDVTVEYGADIHSKEFGSGFPISDGKRKLSPEEEEYAGSGWNLNVMPVLKQSVLCHINADISGMKVPWLYVGMVFSAFCWHIEDHWSYSINYLHWGEPKTWYGVPSFAAEHLEEVMKKLTPELFESQPDLLHQLVTLMNPNTLMAHGVPVVRTNQCAGEFVITFPRAYHSGFNQGYNFAEAVNFCTADWLPAGRQCIEHYRRLRRYCVFSHEELICKMAACPEKLDLNLAAAVHKEMFVLVQEERKLRKALLEKGITEAEREAFELLPDDERQCDKCKTTCFLSALACYDCPQCLVCLYHMDDLCKCPRSKQYLRYRYTLDELPAMLHKLKVRAESFDTWANKVRIALEVEDGRKRTLEELRALESEARERKFPENELLHRLKGCLGQAERCVSEALGLISSQETGVPAASLTAEELRAFLEQMNQLPCVMHQIGEVQGLLERVEAFQAEARAALEAAAPSAALRALRERGARLGVEVPEGRRLERQLAQAAWLEEVTATLRSPRARVPLPAMRGLIQAGRTVAPGPAVDVATAELQELLTIAQRWEEKAQMCLEARQKHPPATLAAIIKEAENIPALLPNIQALKEALAKARAWIADVEEIQNGDHYPCLDDLEGLVAVGRDLPVRLEELRQLEVQVGAAHSWRDKASRTFLKKNSCYTLLEVLCPCADAGSDSSKRLKWRREPEQEPGLFKLDTESLGLSAQDLRDPGAVIVAFKEGEQKEKEGMLRLRHANAQKASPPAPGPGPPSCVCGQPPAPGMLQCQLCRDWFHGACVAWPRLGAQKPSPAWWEWDAKFLCPLCQRSRRPRLETILALLVALQKLPVRLPEGEALQCLTERAITWQDRARRLLASPEVAGPLERLAALRHRLHGDGAGALRESSRNEQPKVSVENGDAPSPEKNGPLPSELEALSAALPRLQGPVLELAEGARRPLEELMMEGDLLEVTLDEAQSIWRLLQAARPPPLALFRLLLELEQAERRGARARGRERDPERRRKRRAERGDLPPLAKEELEPKRSRGAEGGAARASPPPGPHAPGDS from the exons atggcggcggcgggcgagcagcagcagcgcgcggcgggcggctggGCCGAGTGGGGCGCCGCGCCCGGGCCGGCggtagcggcggcggcggcgccgggggaggcCCCGCTGCGGGCCACCCCCCCGCGGCCCGCGGGCGAGGAGGCGCCGGGCGAGgaggcggcccccccggcggaggagcggggcgccgcggcgccgcggcccggcaaggccggcggggaggcgcgggccaaggcggcggcggcggcgggcggcggcggcgggcggccggcgggcgaGGAGCGGAGCCCCCGCAAGGCCTGGGGCGGCcgcgcgggctgcggcggcggggagccggccgcccccggcgccgaggagcgggcggcgcggcggccgggcaggggcgggggggagccggcggcgcggggcgcggcggccgcggagccgcggcccGAGTGGGCCGGGCCCtggctggcggcgggcggcgatgCGGAGCCCCCCGAGGACTTTCTGCCGCCGCCCGAGTGCCCCGTGTTCGAGCCCAGCTGGGCCGAGTTCAGCGACCCCCTGGGCTACATCGCCAAGATCCGGCCCATCGCCGAGAAGAGCGGCATCTGCAAGATCCGGCCCCCGGCC GACTGGCAGCCCCCCTTCGCCGTGGAGGTGGATAACTTCAGGTTCACGCCGCGCATCCAGCGGCTCAACGAGCTGGAG gcGCAGACCCGGGTGAAGCTCAACTACCTGGACCAGATCGCCAAGTTCTGGGAGATCCAGGGCTCCTCGCTGAAGATCCCCAACGTGGAGCGGCGCATCCTCGACCTCTACAGCCTCAGCAAG GTGGTGATGGAGGAGGGGGGCTACGAGGCCATCTGCAAGGACCGGCGGTGGGCGCGGGTGGCCCAGCGCCTCGCCTACCCCTCGGGCAAGAACATCGGCTCGCTGCTGCGCGCCCACTACGAGCGCATCATCTACCCCTACGAGATGTACCAGTCCGGCGCCAACCTGGTG tGCCACGCGCGGCCCTTCGAGAGCGAGGAGAAGGACAAGGAGTACAAGCCCCACAGCATCCCGCTGCGCCAGTCCGTGCAGCCCTCCAAGTTCAACAGCTACGGACGCCGGGCCAAGCGCCTGCAGCAGGAG ccggaGCCCACGGAGGAGGACATCGAGAAGAACCCCGAGCTGAAGAAGCTGCAGATCTACGGCGCCGGCCCCAAGATGCTGGGCCTGGGGCTGGTGGCCAAGGACAAGACGCTGCGGAAGAAGG ACAAGGAGGGCCCCGAGTGCCCCCCCACGGTGGTGGTGAAGGAGGAGCCGGCGGGGCCCGAGGCCAAGGCGGAGCCGGCGTCGCCGCGCGCCTACCCGGAGGCCAAGGAGGAGCTGCGGCACAGCCCCGAGCCCTGCACCAAGATGACCATGCGCCTGCGCCGCAGCCACAGCAACAGCCAGTTC ATCGACTCCTACGTGTGCCGCATCTGCTCGCGGGGCGACGAGGAcgacaagctgctgctgtgcgACGGCTGCGACGACAACTACCACATCTTCtgcctgctgccgccgctgcccgagATCCCCAAGGGCATCTGGCGCTGCCCCAAATGCGTCATGGCG gagTGCAAGCGCCCGCCGGAGGCCTTCGGCTTCGAGCAGGCCACGCGCGAGTACACGCTGCAGAGCTTCGGCGAGATGGCAGACTCCTTCAAGGCCGACTACTTCAACATGCCCGTCCAC aTGGTGCCCACGGAGCTGGTGGAGAAGGAGTTCTGGCGCCTGGTGAACAGCATCGAGGAGGACGTGACGGTGGAGTACGGGGCCGACATCCACTCCAAGGAGTTCGGCAGCGGCTTCCCCATCAGCGACGGCAAGCGGAAGCTGTCGCcggaggaggag gagtACGCCGGCAGCGGCTGGAACCTCAACGTGATGCCGGTGCTGAAGCAGTCGGTGCTGTGCCACATCAACGCCGACATCTCGGGCATGAAGGTGCCCTGGCTCTACGTGGGCATGGTGTTCTCCGCCTTCTGCTGGCACATCGAGGACCACTGGAGCTACTCCATCAACTACCTCCACTg gggcgaGCCCAAGACGTGGTACGGCGTGCCGTCCTTCGCGGCGGAGCACCTGGAGGAGGTGATGAAGAAGCTGACGCCGGAGCTGTTCGAGAGCCAGCCCGACCTGCTGCACCAGCTCGTCACCCTCATGAACCCCAACACCCTCATGGCGCACGGCGTCCCC gtcgtGCGGACCAACCAGTGCGCCGGCGAGTTCGTCATCACCTTCCCCCGCGCCTACCACAGCGGCTTCAACCAGGGCTACAACTTCGCCGAGGCCGTCAACTTCTGCACCGCCGACTgg ctgccggccggccggcagtgCATCGAGCACTACCGGCGCCTGCGCCGCTACTGCGTCTTCTCGCACGAGGAGCTCATCTGCAAGATGGCGGCCTGCCCCGAGAAGCTGGACCTCAACCTGGCCGCGGCGGTGCACAAGGAGATGTTCGTGCTGGTGCAGGAGGAGCGCAAGCTGCGCaaggcgctgctggagaag gGCATCACGGAGGCGGAGCGGGAGGCCTTCGAGCTGCTGCCCGACGACGAGCGGCAGTGCGACAAGTGCAAGACGACGTGCTTCCTCTCGGCGCTGGCCTGCTACGACTGCCCCCAGTGCCTCGTCTGCCTCTACCACATGGACGACCTCTGCAAGTGCCCCCGCAGCAAGCAGTACCTCAG gtaccGCTACACGCTGGACGAGCTGCCGGCCATGCTGCACAAGCTGAAGGTGCGGGCCGAGTCCTTCGACACCTGGGCCAACAAGGTCCGCATCGCCCTGGAGGTGGAGGACGGCCGCAAGCGCA cgctggAGGAGCTGCGGGCGCTGGAGTCGGAGGCGCGGGAGCGCAAGTTCCCCGAGAACGAGCTGCTGCACCGGCTCAAGGGCTGCCTGGGCCAGGCCGAGCGCTGCGTCTCCGAGGCCCTGGGGCTCATCAGCTCCCAGGAGACCGG GGTGCCGGCGGCCTCGCTGACGGCGGAGGAGCTGCGCGCCTTCCTGGAGCAGATGAACCAGCTGCCCTGCGTCATGCACCAGATCGGGGAGGTGCAG GGGCTGCTGGAGCGCGTGGAGGCCTTCCAGGCGGAGGCGCGGGCGGCGCTGGAGGCGGCGGCCCCCTCCGCGGCGCTGCGGGCCCtgcgggagcgcggcgcccgcctGGGCGTGGAGGTGCCCGAGGGCCGGCGGCTGGAGCGGCAGCTGGCGCAGGCggcctggctggaggaggtgacGGCCACGCTGCGCTCGCCGCGGGCCCGCGTGCCGCTGCCCGCCATGCGGGGGCTCATCCAGGCCGGGCGCAccgtggcccccggccccgccgtcgACGTGGCCACGGccgagctgcaggagctgctcaccATCGCCCAGCGCTGGGAGGAGAAGGCCCAGATGTGCCTGGAGGCCAG GCAGAAGCACCCGCCGGCCACGCTGGCCGCCATCATCAAGGAGGCGGAGAACATCCCGGCGCTGCTGCCCAACATCCAGGCGCTCAAGGAGGCTCTGGCCAAGGCCCGGGCCTGGATCGCCGACGTCGAGGAGATCCAG AACGGCGACCACTACCCGTGCCTGGACGACCTGGAGGGGCTGGTGGCCGTGGGCCGGGACCTGCCGGTGCGGCTGGAGGAGCTGCGGCAGCTGGAGGTGCAGGTGGGCGCGGCCCACTCGTGGCGCGACAAGGCCTCCCGCACCTTCCTCAAGAAGAACTCCTGCTACACGCTGCTGGAG GTGCTGTGCCCCTGCGCCGACGCCGGCTCCGACAGCAGCAAGCGGCTCAAGTGGCGCCGGGAGCCCGAGCAGGAGCCGGGGCTCTTCAAGCTGGACACGGAGAGCCTGGGGCTGTCGGCGCAGGACCTGCGGGACCCGGGCGCCGTg ATCGTGGCGTTCAAGGAGGGGGagcagaaggagaaggaggggatGCTGCGGCTGCGGCACGCCAACGCGCAGAAGgcctcgccgccggccccgggccccgggccGCCCTCGTGCGTGTGCGGgcagccgccggcgcccggcaTGCTGCAGTGCCAGCTCTGCCGCGACTGGTTCCACGGCGCCTGCGTGGCCTGGCCCCGCCTGGGCGCCCAGAAGCCCTCGCCGGCCTGGTGGGAGTGGGACGCCAAGTTCCTGTGCCCGCTGTGCCAGCGGTCGCGGCGGCCGCGCCTGGAGACCATCCTGGCGCTGCTGGTGGCCCTGCAGAAGCTGCCGGTGCGGCTGCCCGAGGGCGAGGCCCTGCAGTGCCTCACCGAGCGGGCCATCACCTGGCAGGACCGCGCGCGGCGGCTGCTGGCCTCGCCCGAGGTGGCCGGGCCCCTGGAGCGCCTGGCCGCCCTGCGGCACCGCCTGCACGGCGACGGCGCCGGCGCCCTGCGCGAGAGCAGCCGCAACGAGCAGCCCAAG GTCTCCGTGGAGAACGGCGATGCCCCCAGCCCTGAGAAGAACGGGCCCCTGCCCTCAG AGCTGGAGGCGCTgagcgcggcgctgccgcggctGCAGGGCCCGGTGCTGGAGCTGGCCGAGGGCGCCCGGCGGCCGCTGGAGGAGCTGATGATGGAGGGCGACCTGCTGGAGGTGACGCTCGACGAGGCCCAGAGCATCTGGCGCCTGCTGcaggccgcccggccgccccccctcGCCCTCTTCCGCCTCCTCCTCGAG ctggagcaggcggagcggcggggcgcccgggcgcggggccgcgagCGGGACCCCGAGCGCCGCCGGAAGCGCCGCGCCGAGCGGGGCGACCTCCCGCCCCTGGCCAAGGAGGAGCTGGAGCCAAAGAGGAGCCGGGGCGCCGAGGGGGGGGCCGCCCGCGCCagccccccgccgggcccccacgCCCCGGGG gACTCGTGA
- the KDM5C gene encoding lysine-specific demethylase 5C isoform X1 — MAAAGEQQQRAAGGWAEWGAAPGPAVAAAAAPGEAPLRATPPRPAGEEAPGEEAAPPAEERGAAAPRPGKAGGEARAKAAAAAGGGGGRPAGEERSPRKAWGGRAGCGGGEPAAPGAEERAARRPGRGGGEPAARGAAAAEPRPEWAGPWLAAGGDAEPPEDFLPPPECPVFEPSWAEFSDPLGYIAKIRPIAEKSGICKIRPPADWQPPFAVEVDNFRFTPRIQRLNELEAQTRVKLNYLDQIAKFWEIQGSSLKIPNVERRILDLYSLSKVVMEEGGYEAICKDRRWARVAQRLAYPSGKNIGSLLRAHYERIIYPYEMYQSGANLVQCHARPFESEEKDKEYKPHSIPLRQSVQPSKFNSYGRRAKRLQQEPEPTEEDIEKNPELKKLQIYGAGPKMLGLGLVAKDKTLRKKDKEGPECPPTVVVKEEPAGPEAKAEPASPRAYPEAKEELRHSPEPCTKMTMRLRRSHSNSQFIDSYVCRICSRGDEDDKLLLCDGCDDNYHIFCLLPPLPEIPKGIWRCPKCVMAECKRPPEAFGFEQATREYTLQSFGEMADSFKADYFNMPVHMVPTELVEKEFWRLVNSIEEDVTVEYGADIHSKEFGSGFPISDGKRKLSPEEEEYAGSGWNLNVMPVLKQSVLCHINADISGMKVPWLYVGMVFSAFCWHIEDHWSYSINYLHWGEPKTWYGVPSFAAEHLEEVMKKLTPELFESQPDLLHQLVTLMNPNTLMAHGVPVVRTNQCAGEFVITFPRAYHSGFNQGYNFAEAVNFCTADWLPAGRQCIEHYRRLRRYCVFSHEELICKMAACPEKLDLNLAAAVHKEMFVLVQEERKLRKALLEKGITEAEREAFELLPDDERQCDKCKTTCFLSALACYDCPQCLVCLYHMDDLCKCPRSKQYLRYRYTLDELPAMLHKLKVRAESFDTWANKVRIALEVEDGRKRTLEELRALESEARERKFPENELLHRLKGCLGQAERCVSEALGLISSQETGVPAASLTAEELRAFLEQMNQLPCVMHQIGEVQGLLERVEAFQAEARAALEAAAPSAALRALRERGARLGVEVPEGRRLERQLAQAAWLEEVTATLRSPRARVPLPAMRGLIQAGRTVAPGPAVDVATAELQELLTIAQRWEEKAQMCLEARQKHPPATLAAIIKEAENIPALLPNIQALKEALAKARAWIADVEEIQNGDHYPCLDDLEGLVAVGRDLPVRLEELRQLEVQVGAAHSWRDKASRTFLKKNSCYTLLEVLCPCADAGSDSSKRLKWRREPEQEPGLFKLDTESLGLSAQDLRDPGAVIVAFKEGEQKEKEGMLRLRHANAQKASPPAPGPGPPSCVCGQPPAPGMLQCQLCRDWFHGACVAWPRLGAQKPSPAWWEWDAKFLCPLCQRSRRPRLETILALLVALQKLPVRLPEGEALQCLTERAITWQDRARRLLASPEVAGPLERLAALRHRLHGDGAGALRESSRNEQPKVSVENGDAPSPEKNGPLPSELEALSAALPRLQGPVLELAEGARRPLEELMMEGDLLEVTLDEAQSIWRLLQAARPPPLALFRLLLELEQAERRGARARGRERDPERRRKRRAERGDLPPLAKEELEPKRSRGAEGGAARASPPPGPHAPGDS, encoded by the exons atggcggcggcgggcgagcagcagcagcgcgcggcgggcggctggGCCGAGTGGGGCGCCGCGCCCGGGCCGGCggtagcggcggcggcggcgccgggggaggcCCCGCTGCGGGCCACCCCCCCGCGGCCCGCGGGCGAGGAGGCGCCGGGCGAGgaggcggcccccccggcggaggagcggggcgccgcggcgccgcggcccggcaaggccggcggggaggcgcgggccaaggcggcggcggcggcgggcggcggcggcgggcggccggcgggcgaGGAGCGGAGCCCCCGCAAGGCCTGGGGCGGCcgcgcgggctgcggcggcggggagccggccgcccccggcgccgaggagcgggcggcgcggcggccgggcaggggcgggggggagccggcggcgcggggcgcggcggccgcggagccgcggcccGAGTGGGCCGGGCCCtggctggcggcgggcggcgatgCGGAGCCCCCCGAGGACTTTCTGCCGCCGCCCGAGTGCCCCGTGTTCGAGCCCAGCTGGGCCGAGTTCAGCGACCCCCTGGGCTACATCGCCAAGATCCGGCCCATCGCCGAGAAGAGCGGCATCTGCAAGATCCGGCCCCCGGCC GACTGGCAGCCCCCCTTCGCCGTGGAGGTGGATAACTTCAGGTTCACGCCGCGCATCCAGCGGCTCAACGAGCTGGAG gcGCAGACCCGGGTGAAGCTCAACTACCTGGACCAGATCGCCAAGTTCTGGGAGATCCAGGGCTCCTCGCTGAAGATCCCCAACGTGGAGCGGCGCATCCTCGACCTCTACAGCCTCAGCAAG GTGGTGATGGAGGAGGGGGGCTACGAGGCCATCTGCAAGGACCGGCGGTGGGCGCGGGTGGCCCAGCGCCTCGCCTACCCCTCGGGCAAGAACATCGGCTCGCTGCTGCGCGCCCACTACGAGCGCATCATCTACCCCTACGAGATGTACCAGTCCGGCGCCAACCTGGTG cagtGCCACGCGCGGCCCTTCGAGAGCGAGGAGAAGGACAAGGAGTACAAGCCCCACAGCATCCCGCTGCGCCAGTCCGTGCAGCCCTCCAAGTTCAACAGCTACGGACGCCGGGCCAAGCGCCTGCAGCAGGAG ccggaGCCCACGGAGGAGGACATCGAGAAGAACCCCGAGCTGAAGAAGCTGCAGATCTACGGCGCCGGCCCCAAGATGCTGGGCCTGGGGCTGGTGGCCAAGGACAAGACGCTGCGGAAGAAGG ACAAGGAGGGCCCCGAGTGCCCCCCCACGGTGGTGGTGAAGGAGGAGCCGGCGGGGCCCGAGGCCAAGGCGGAGCCGGCGTCGCCGCGCGCCTACCCGGAGGCCAAGGAGGAGCTGCGGCACAGCCCCGAGCCCTGCACCAAGATGACCATGCGCCTGCGCCGCAGCCACAGCAACAGCCAGTTC ATCGACTCCTACGTGTGCCGCATCTGCTCGCGGGGCGACGAGGAcgacaagctgctgctgtgcgACGGCTGCGACGACAACTACCACATCTTCtgcctgctgccgccgctgcccgagATCCCCAAGGGCATCTGGCGCTGCCCCAAATGCGTCATGGCG gagTGCAAGCGCCCGCCGGAGGCCTTCGGCTTCGAGCAGGCCACGCGCGAGTACACGCTGCAGAGCTTCGGCGAGATGGCAGACTCCTTCAAGGCCGACTACTTCAACATGCCCGTCCAC aTGGTGCCCACGGAGCTGGTGGAGAAGGAGTTCTGGCGCCTGGTGAACAGCATCGAGGAGGACGTGACGGTGGAGTACGGGGCCGACATCCACTCCAAGGAGTTCGGCAGCGGCTTCCCCATCAGCGACGGCAAGCGGAAGCTGTCGCcggaggaggag gagtACGCCGGCAGCGGCTGGAACCTCAACGTGATGCCGGTGCTGAAGCAGTCGGTGCTGTGCCACATCAACGCCGACATCTCGGGCATGAAGGTGCCCTGGCTCTACGTGGGCATGGTGTTCTCCGCCTTCTGCTGGCACATCGAGGACCACTGGAGCTACTCCATCAACTACCTCCACTg gggcgaGCCCAAGACGTGGTACGGCGTGCCGTCCTTCGCGGCGGAGCACCTGGAGGAGGTGATGAAGAAGCTGACGCCGGAGCTGTTCGAGAGCCAGCCCGACCTGCTGCACCAGCTCGTCACCCTCATGAACCCCAACACCCTCATGGCGCACGGCGTCCCC gtcgtGCGGACCAACCAGTGCGCCGGCGAGTTCGTCATCACCTTCCCCCGCGCCTACCACAGCGGCTTCAACCAGGGCTACAACTTCGCCGAGGCCGTCAACTTCTGCACCGCCGACTgg ctgccggccggccggcagtgCATCGAGCACTACCGGCGCCTGCGCCGCTACTGCGTCTTCTCGCACGAGGAGCTCATCTGCAAGATGGCGGCCTGCCCCGAGAAGCTGGACCTCAACCTGGCCGCGGCGGTGCACAAGGAGATGTTCGTGCTGGTGCAGGAGGAGCGCAAGCTGCGCaaggcgctgctggagaag gGCATCACGGAGGCGGAGCGGGAGGCCTTCGAGCTGCTGCCCGACGACGAGCGGCAGTGCGACAAGTGCAAGACGACGTGCTTCCTCTCGGCGCTGGCCTGCTACGACTGCCCCCAGTGCCTCGTCTGCCTCTACCACATGGACGACCTCTGCAAGTGCCCCCGCAGCAAGCAGTACCTCAG gtaccGCTACACGCTGGACGAGCTGCCGGCCATGCTGCACAAGCTGAAGGTGCGGGCCGAGTCCTTCGACACCTGGGCCAACAAGGTCCGCATCGCCCTGGAGGTGGAGGACGGCCGCAAGCGCA cgctggAGGAGCTGCGGGCGCTGGAGTCGGAGGCGCGGGAGCGCAAGTTCCCCGAGAACGAGCTGCTGCACCGGCTCAAGGGCTGCCTGGGCCAGGCCGAGCGCTGCGTCTCCGAGGCCCTGGGGCTCATCAGCTCCCAGGAGACCGG GGTGCCGGCGGCCTCGCTGACGGCGGAGGAGCTGCGCGCCTTCCTGGAGCAGATGAACCAGCTGCCCTGCGTCATGCACCAGATCGGGGAGGTGCAG GGGCTGCTGGAGCGCGTGGAGGCCTTCCAGGCGGAGGCGCGGGCGGCGCTGGAGGCGGCGGCCCCCTCCGCGGCGCTGCGGGCCCtgcgggagcgcggcgcccgcctGGGCGTGGAGGTGCCCGAGGGCCGGCGGCTGGAGCGGCAGCTGGCGCAGGCggcctggctggaggaggtgacGGCCACGCTGCGCTCGCCGCGGGCCCGCGTGCCGCTGCCCGCCATGCGGGGGCTCATCCAGGCCGGGCGCAccgtggcccccggccccgccgtcgACGTGGCCACGGccgagctgcaggagctgctcaccATCGCCCAGCGCTGGGAGGAGAAGGCCCAGATGTGCCTGGAGGCCAG GCAGAAGCACCCGCCGGCCACGCTGGCCGCCATCATCAAGGAGGCGGAGAACATCCCGGCGCTGCTGCCCAACATCCAGGCGCTCAAGGAGGCTCTGGCCAAGGCCCGGGCCTGGATCGCCGACGTCGAGGAGATCCAG AACGGCGACCACTACCCGTGCCTGGACGACCTGGAGGGGCTGGTGGCCGTGGGCCGGGACCTGCCGGTGCGGCTGGAGGAGCTGCGGCAGCTGGAGGTGCAGGTGGGCGCGGCCCACTCGTGGCGCGACAAGGCCTCCCGCACCTTCCTCAAGAAGAACTCCTGCTACACGCTGCTGGAG GTGCTGTGCCCCTGCGCCGACGCCGGCTCCGACAGCAGCAAGCGGCTCAAGTGGCGCCGGGAGCCCGAGCAGGAGCCGGGGCTCTTCAAGCTGGACACGGAGAGCCTGGGGCTGTCGGCGCAGGACCTGCGGGACCCGGGCGCCGTg ATCGTGGCGTTCAAGGAGGGGGagcagaaggagaaggaggggatGCTGCGGCTGCGGCACGCCAACGCGCAGAAGgcctcgccgccggccccgggccccgggccGCCCTCGTGCGTGTGCGGgcagccgccggcgcccggcaTGCTGCAGTGCCAGCTCTGCCGCGACTGGTTCCACGGCGCCTGCGTGGCCTGGCCCCGCCTGGGCGCCCAGAAGCCCTCGCCGGCCTGGTGGGAGTGGGACGCCAAGTTCCTGTGCCCGCTGTGCCAGCGGTCGCGGCGGCCGCGCCTGGAGACCATCCTGGCGCTGCTGGTGGCCCTGCAGAAGCTGCCGGTGCGGCTGCCCGAGGGCGAGGCCCTGCAGTGCCTCACCGAGCGGGCCATCACCTGGCAGGACCGCGCGCGGCGGCTGCTGGCCTCGCCCGAGGTGGCCGGGCCCCTGGAGCGCCTGGCCGCCCTGCGGCACCGCCTGCACGGCGACGGCGCCGGCGCCCTGCGCGAGAGCAGCCGCAACGAGCAGCCCAAG GTCTCCGTGGAGAACGGCGATGCCCCCAGCCCTGAGAAGAACGGGCCCCTGCCCTCAG AGCTGGAGGCGCTgagcgcggcgctgccgcggctGCAGGGCCCGGTGCTGGAGCTGGCCGAGGGCGCCCGGCGGCCGCTGGAGGAGCTGATGATGGAGGGCGACCTGCTGGAGGTGACGCTCGACGAGGCCCAGAGCATCTGGCGCCTGCTGcaggccgcccggccgccccccctcGCCCTCTTCCGCCTCCTCCTCGAG ctggagcaggcggagcggcggggcgcccgggcgcggggccgcgagCGGGACCCCGAGCGCCGCCGGAAGCGCCGCGCCGAGCGGGGCGACCTCCCGCCCCTGGCCAAGGAGGAGCTGGAGCCAAAGAGGAGCCGGGGCGCCGAGGGGGGGGCCGCCCGCGCCagccccccgccgggcccccacgCCCCGGGG gACTCGTGA